A segment of the Terribacillus aidingensis genome:
TTCGACAAAAGCTGAAATTTGTATATCATACCCATTGGCTATAAATCCTGCTATTCTCATAAAAGCGTCTTTACTTACTTTAGTTTCTTAATCCTAACTATCTTCCTGCTCACATAGAAGCTAGGTTCGTAAAATATTAGTAAACGTCGTTCTATAGAGGTTTGTTTGTAAAATGTTTGTAAGTTAATCCATCCTATCCATACTTTCTGCCTGTCCCTTTCTGCCTGTGACTAACCACATGTTTAGAAGCTGGTTATCATCCTAATCTCCTCTTTAGATTGTTAGAATTCTTATAAATAAGAGAAAGATTAGAATTTGCTTAGAGTATTTATATATGCTAATATATGCATATAAGCAAATAAGAGGAGCGTCTGCATATGAAGTACGACACACACCCGGAACTGACAGAAGAACGATTGACACATGTATCGCAAATCTTCAAAGCCCTCGGCGATCCGACTAGAATCCGAATCCTGCACTTACTGCTTGATAAGGAGTACAGTGTCAATGAAATAGCGGAGAAGCTTGAGCTGCATCAGTCCACCGTCTCTCATCAGCTGAGCTCAATGAAGAAAATCCGGCTCGTCAAATCGAGGCGGGAAGGCACGACGATCTATTATTCCCACGATGACAAACATGTCATCGATTTACTGACAGAAGCCATCAACCACGCCTGCCATAACTAATAAACCGGAGGAATATGTATGGGACACGGACATGCACACGATCATGGACATGATTATCACCACCATCACGGACATAATGCGAATAAAAAAGCTTTACTGATAAGTTTTATCCTGACAGCTGGATTCATGATGCTGGAAGCAATCGGGGGTTTTCTTACGAACAGCCTTGCCTTGCTGTCGGATGCCGGACATATGCTTAGCGATGCTGTATCTCTCGGAGTCGGCCTGTTTGCATTTATACTCGGCGAACGAGTAGCTAATTATAGTAAAACATATGGCTATAAGCGATTCGAGATTCTGGCCGCCTTATTCAATGGCGTCACTCTCATCCTTGTATCCCTCTACATTTTCTATGAAGCAGTCCAGCGTTTCCGAGATCCAGCGGAGATTGCTTCCGGCGGTATGCTGATTATTGCTGTCATTGGTTTTCTTGTTAATATTCTAGTCGCCTGGATCCTGATGCGAGGTGATACGAGTGAAAATCTGAATGTACGCGCAGCCTTCTTACATGTAATCGGGGATTTGCTCGGATCTGTCGGTGCTATCGCAGCTGCATTGCTCGTGCTTCTGTTCGGTTGGAATTGGGCCGACCCGGTCGCAAGTGTCATTGTAGCCGCCCTAGTAATAATAAGTGGCTGGCGAGTTACAAAGGATGCCATTCATGTACTCATGGAAGGGACGCCACGGAACGTCGAAATGACTAAGATCATTGATTGTATAGAAAAAGCCCCTGGTATCATTGCCATTCATGATTTGCATGTATGGAGCATTACCAGCGGCCAGAATGCCCTTTCCTGCCACGCGGTAGTGGAAGGTGACTTGCTAATCGAGCAGAGTCAGGCCGTGCTGCGCAAGATTGAGCATGATCTAGAGCACTTAGGAATCGGTCATGTGACTATCCAAATGGAAACAGCCGCCCACACACATGAAGAATCACTCATGTGCCAGCATGATGCCGGCTCCCATGCGCATATTCATACACATTAAAAAGACAAGGATACTAGTATCCTCGTCTTTTTTTATGGAAGGAGCAAAACCTCTATCTAGTTGTTCGTTGTAACTAGTTACCAAATAAAAATTCTGCTAAACGTTCTCCAAATAGCATGACCACACCGGAACCAGCACCAAGCACAGAAATGATGCTGATCAAGATAGCACCACTGACACGTAGCTTTTCATTTTTGAAAGTCATATTGGACTGGAGTTCTTGTATATTCCTCTCCTGTTCATATAGCCTTTCCATAAACTTATCCTGTGCTTCCTTTTGCTTTTCCAAGGTATCTGCCATCTTTCCAGTGTGGCTCTCAATGTTTTCCAGCCATCTTCCCAAAGGAAGCAGCTTCTCATTGATGCTAACCAAGTCTTCCTTGATACTGTCGATTTCCTGTTGGAAATCTCCCCGAAGCTTCAGCTGCATTTCCAAGAGCTCTGCACGCGAAATTTGTTCGCTCTTCTTTTCGGGATCCAACCTCTTCTGCCCCTCTCTTCAGCCTGCTCCCTCCCTGGTTTTATAGTATGCATGTACTTTTCTGTCCGATTGTGTCCGCTCCTGTCGTACTACACTGCCTTTTGCTCGGCATTCAGCTTCCTGATATCAAGCTGTGGCGTAATCAAATACATAATGATAGTACCAGCCAGCCCGATCATCGTAAGCAATATCCCCATGGTGATGGATGACAGAAATCCGCTGAGCGTAACGGTCAAGGAAACAATCAGCATGGAGAGGTTATACTGAAGACCACCGAATGCCATGTATGCACTGCGCTTGTCATCCGGCGGAATTGCTGCCATATAGGACTGCTCCACTGGCACTCTGAATACTTCACCAATTGTTAGTACTGCCATCATGATGAACAGCACCCAGATATTATTCGAGAAAGTCAGCGCTGCATATCCCATTGTAAAGATAAGACAGCTGGCAACAAGAACGAATCTGTCCTTCATCCCAACAATAAGCTTGGCGGCAAATAAGGCAAGCAAAGCAACCAGAATGGTATTCTCACTCCGCAAAAAGCCCATCATCTTCACGCCATCCACTTCCCAAAACAGAAATTGCTGTGTCGGCATCTCTTCGGACAATCGGATTCCGATATAACTTGTCAGCTGGAATTCCATGCTCAGGACAAGGATCCCGCCTGCAATAAACCAGACAAACAGCCGATCCTGCATGACCGATTGATAGGTGCCGAAAATCTGGGTGATGTGCTGAAGCGGCTTAATCTCCACTTTCTCCGGAAAATGCGTCTCCGTAATAAAGAAATAGACAACAAACAACGTTCCTGCTGCTGCGATCGTCAGCGCCATGAATAATTGGAATAAATAGTTCTCAAACATGAACGCACCAGCAATACCACCTAAGGCGATAGATAAATTACTAGCCCAATATCCAATAGAATAAATCAAACGTCGCTGATCTGGTGTACTGACATCAATCAGCATGGCGTCATTAGCTGGTCCAGCCAATCCCCAGCAAATACTGTTCACCATGATCATTGCATACGTTATCTCAGCTGATTCGAACCATGGTGAATTACTCACCATCATCATGAAAAATGCCACCAGCCGGAGTGTTTCAGCTATAAGCATGATCTTGCGCCGTCCGAATAAATCACTAAAGTAACCGCCAAGCAAAGACATCCCGATTCCGAGGAATACATTGACAAGAAGCAGCAGTCCTGCCACTTTTGCTCCGAAATGCATTGCTAAGTAGATGGTCATGAATGGGGTTACCATACTGCCGATCAAGCTGGACACGAAGGATTCCACAAGCCTTATCTTTATATTTGGATGAAAATCCCTAAATCGCATCGTATTCCCCCTTTTCTATATTTTCTAATTATATAGATATTTTACAGGAAATTCCATGGTGATTGGAAGAAAAAATGACCCCTGGCTTAGCCAGAGGTCATTCCGAATGTGATTGCAGAAAGTTGATCATATGCTCAAAACTGTATTGCGCTTCTTCCAAATATAATTTCCGTTGGTATTCATGCCCGGCCGCCGGATGGGAAGTGTCAAAGAACATCCTTTCCACTTCCACCCCTTCCTTCTCCAGTTCATCTGCCATTTCCACACTTTGGGGATGCAGTTTATCAGACTCACCGGATGAAATGAAAGTAGGAGGATAATCGTCCGTAATCTGAAATACCGGAGACATGTCTCGCAGTCGTGGGTCATGGCTATAGTTTTTATTTCCTGTATACGACCAAAGGAATGTCGTCATATTGCTGAAACCCGTTTGCTGGGCTTCTTCAAGATTCAATACCCCATTGTAAAGCAATGTACCCCGAACCTGTTCCGGCTGAAGCGCTGAATTCTCGCCAATTACAGATTCTGTAGTTGGGTTGGTAGCCATTGCAGCGACCATGCCCGCAAGGTTTGCACCCGCTGATCCTCCGCCGACGAATACTTGTTCCGTATCACCATGGTAACGGGGTGCTTCTCTCAGCGCAAAGCTGATGGCATCATTCAATTGATAAAGCTGTGTCGGAAAATTATATTCCGGTGCCAGCCCGTAATTAACGTTCACAACAAGATAGCCTTTCGATGCAATCCACATCGTGAATGGATTTTGGGCTTCCTTGTCTCCTCCGATCCATCCGCCGCCATGAATATAGATGACGATCGGAAGCGTTCCTTCCGCATCCTCCGGATAATAAAAGTCCAATTTGCCGTCATAGTTCTCGGTCGGATAGGCAATATCCTTCACGGTTACGACATTTTCCGGGTAAGGCATTTCCGGCTGTTTGTTGCTTTGATCGATTGCCATAAAAGCTCTAATCTCGGAAGAAAAGAGACTGCCGATGAGGAGCAGGATACCGATTGCCAAAATGACAATTCCCAGAATCCAAGCTCTTTTTCTCCGCAACATGCTATCTCTTTCCTCCCCTCTGTCCGCTCATACGCTGTTCTATTAGCTTATAATAAATACGGTGTAATATCCAAGCCTTGCGTCTGTCCAAGTATTACCTCTGCTACAAGCTTGCCGGAATACGGTGCAAGGTTAAGCCCCGCAGGACCAAATCCAGCAGCCAAATGAAGTCCGTCCACATTCTTGACCGGACCAAGAATCGGATAAGGGTTCGGACCTGCAGGGCGAAGGCCGACACGGAATTCTGTCACTTCCTCATCCGCAAGACCAGGCGCTACCTTCAACGCTTCCCGTACCACTTCCTGCATGCCGGCCGCAGTCAGCTTCGTATCGTAGCCTGACCCGACTTCCCTCGTAGCCCCTGCCACAACTTTCCCGCCATCGAAACCGAGCAGATAATGACTGCTTTTCGGAAGAATGACGGGCCAGTTGCTTGTATCGGCATTCACATGCATATGCATGATCTGCCCTTTTTGCGGCTCTACCGGCAGTTTGATGCTAACCGGCTCCAGCAGTTTATTGATCCACGCTCCAGCAGCTGCTACAACAGTATCTGCTTCGATAGTTACCTCGTCGACACACACACCGGTAACCTTGCTTCCTTCATGGAGCAATGATGCTTCTCCCTGCACATACCGTACACCGCGTGCTTCTCCTGCTTCCAGTAAAGCTTGAAGCAGCTGCCGTCCATCAACCCGAGCGGCTCCTTCAAGAAAGAGAGCTGTCATATCTTCCCGCAGCGGCGGGAATTTAACCCGCGCCTCTTCTGCACTCAGTCTTCTGATTTCCCCTATTTCCGGTGTCTCAACCCGCTGTTTATAAGCAAGTTTTTCCAGCTCATCCAGCCGCTTCTTACTTGCACTCACATACAATGCTCCCACTTGCTTATAACTTACATTATTCTGACCATCCTCTTTCAGCATCTCAAGCAGCTCAGGATAATAGATAGCACCTGCTTTGGCTAAACTGAAATAAGGTTTGATTCTTACCCGCTTTGACAGCCAAGGAGAAATGATACCTGCTCCAGCAGCAGTAGCCTGCCCTTTTGCTTTTGAATCGACTATCGTCACTTCGGCTCCTGCTCTGGCCAAATGATAGGCTGTGCTGGCTCCGGCAATTCCTCCGCCCACAACGACAATATGCATTACGTTTCCCCCAATTTCTTTTTCTCCCTATTATACACTCATGCGTCATCTGTTTCAGTGTATACCTTTCATGCTAAACTAGTAATATAAACTTCAAGGAGATGAAGATAATGAAGCAAACATTGATCGACCGACTTTCTACATATGCGAAAGTGGATACACAATCCAATGAAGACATCGAAACAACCCCATCCACCCCAGGACAGCTTGAGCTTGCAAATATGCTTGTTGATGAGCTGAAACAGATTGGGATGGAAGAAGTCACAATCGATGAAAATGGCTATGTAATGGCAACACTGCCGGCCACAACAGATAAAGACATACCAGTTATCGGATTTATGGCACACGTCGATACAGCAACAGATTTCACTGGTAAAAATGTCAATCCGCAAGTGATCGAGAACTTTGACGGAAATGATATCACGCTCAATGAAAAGCTTGATGTCGTTTTGTCCGCAGCTGAATTTCCAGAATTGCCTGGCTACAAAGGGCATACGCTGATGACGACAGATGGAACGACGCTTCTAGGAGCAGATAATAAAGCTGGTATCGCAGAGATCATGACCGCGATGGAATATTTGATTCAGCATCCTGAAATCAAGCATGGCAAAATCCGAATTGCTTTTACACCTGATGAAGAAATCGGTCGTGGACCGCATAAATTCGATGTAGAAGCTTTCGGCGCTACATACGCGTATACAATGGATGGCGGTCCTCTAGGTGAATTGGAGTATGAAAACTTCAATGGTGCTCAAGCCAAAGTTATCTTCAATGGTAATAACGTGCATCCAGGCACAGCTAAAAACAAAATGGTCAATAGCATGAAGATCGCGATGGAATTCCATGCCAAGCTGCCAGAAGATGAAGCACCAGAGTATACAGAAGGACGCGAAGGTTTCTTCCATCTGCTTTCTATTCAAGGAGATGTTGAACAGACTAAGCTCCATTATATTCTGCGGGACCATGACCGGGACAAATTCGAGGCGAAAAAAGCATTGTTCGAAGAAATTACTGCTGAAATCAAAGCAGAATACGGCGACAAGAGTATCCAGCTTGATATGCATGATCAATATTACAATATGCGTGAAAAAATTGAACCTGTCATGGAAATCGTCGATATTGCATCCAATGCAATGAAGCGCCTAAGCATTGAACCAGTAATCAAACCAATTCGCGGTGCGACAGACGGATCCCAAATTTCTTATAAAGGCTTGCCGACACCGAACGTCTTTACAGGCGGTGAAAACTACCATGGCAAGTTCGAATATATCTCCGTCGACAATATGGAAAAAGCAACAAAGGTTATCATAGAAATCGCAAAACTGTTCGAGGAACAAGCTTAATAAACATGGAGCCGGTTTTTCCGGCTCCCCTATCATTGACATTCAGTCATTTATTTCATATAATTATCTCGAATTCGAGATAAAAAGGAAGCGTGAAAGACTATGGCAACTGATAACGTAGGCTTATCGTTAAAACTATTCATTGTACTGACAAGAGCTCTCCAGTCCATCAAGAAAAGGGTCGAGGAAGATATTAAGAAGCAAGGAATCAATTTGACGGAATTCGCTGTGATGGAACTGCTATTCCATAAAGGAGATCAGCCGATCCAGAAAATCGGCAGCAAAGTACTGCTATCCAGCAGCAGCATCAGCTATGTAGTAGACCGCCTTGTTCAAAAAGAAATGATCAGAAGACGTCCCTGCCCAGAGGATCGACGCATTACGTTCGCAACTTTGACCGAAAAAGGACGTGCTTTCATGGAAGATTATTTTCCAAAGCATGAACAAGCGATTCACAGCATTTTAGCAGGTCTTGACGACGATGAAAAAGCTCAAGTCATCGAACATATTAAAACATTAGGATTGTATGCCGAGGGTACTTCGACTGACAAATAAAAGGAGGAACACACATGATACATGTCTTCAAAGCTGCTAAACAAGCAGACAAGCCGACCTTCCTGCTGCTGCACGGTACTGGCGGAACCGAAAGGGATCTTTTGCCGCTGGCTGACCTGATCGATCCTGATGCAGCCGTGTTAAGTGTCCGGGGAAATGTTTCTGAAAATGGCATGCCGCGCTTCTTCAAACGTCTTGCTGAAGGCGTTTTCGATGAAGAGGATTTGATTTTCCGGACAGAAGAACTGCGCAGCTTCCTTGATGAAGCAGCAAAGAAATACGAATTCAATCGAGACAATATTATCGCAATCGGTTATTCCAATGGTGCTAATATTGCAGCCAGCCTCCTGTATCACTATACTGGTTCACTCAAAGGCGCAATTTTACACCATCCAATGGTGCCAAGACGAAATATCACACTTGCAGAGCAGCAAGGAACACCTGTGTTCATCACAGCAGGAGATAACGATCCAATCTGTCCGAAATCCGAAGCAATAGAGCTTGAGCAAATGCTGAAGGAAACTGGTGCTGATGCATCCATACACTGGGAAAGTAATGGTCATAGTCTAACCCATACAGAGGTTCAAGCAGCTGCTGAATGGTACCGTAAACACTTTTAAGCATACGCCTATGGCGTATGCTTTTTTTTGCACTAAAAGAGCCCGCACTACTAAGCGCAGGCTGTTTAGCATTATTCCATCCCTATCCAAACACTCTTTACTTCCGTATAGTTATCCAATGCGTAAGATCCCATTTCCCTTCCGATACCGGATTGTTTATATCCGCCGAAAGGAGATGCAGCATCGAAAGCATTGTAGCAGTTCACCCATACTGTTCCAGCCCGAAGACGGTTTGCAATATAATGTGCTTTTGTGACATCTTGCGTCCATACTCCTGCAGCAAGTCCGTATTCGCTGGCATTTGCGCGACGAATCAATTCATCCAGATCGTCATAAGGCATTGCCGATATGACTGGTCCGAAGATTTCTTCCTTGGCAATCGTCATTTCATCACGGACATCAGCGAAGATCGTCGGTGAGACAAAATAACCTTGCTCCTGCGGCTTACCGCCCCCAGTGACCAGCTCTGCTCCCTCACTTCTCCCCTTCTCGATATAGCCAAGCACTCGCTCCTGCTGCTCCAATGATACGAGCGGACCGATTTCCGTATCTGCATGAATACCAGCACCCTGCTTGATTTTCTCTGCATGGGAAGCCATGTCGGCAATCACATTATCGAATTGCTTCTTCTGGATGAAAACACGCGATCCAGCGCAGCAAACTTGTCCTTGGTTGAACATGACACCATTCAATGTGCCAGGAATTGCTTTTGTCAAATCGGCATCTGGCAAAACAATATTCGGTGATTTTCCGCCAAGCTCCAATGTTACTCGCTTGAGTGTTTTAGATGCATTCGCCATGATTTGTTTCCCGACGCTTGTGGATCCCGTGAATGCAATCTTATCAACCTGCGGATGATCGACAAGCGGCTGACCTGCCGTTTCCCCGAAACCTGGTACGATATTGAGGACACCAGCAGGGAATCCTGCTTCCTCTGCCAGTTCAGCTAAGTATAATGCAGACAATGGCGTCTGCTCAGCAGGCTTTAGTACAACCGTACATCCGGTAGCCAGTGCTGCTCCGAGCTTCCACATCGCCATTAAGAGCGGGAAGTTCCATGGAATGATCTGCCCCACCACGCCTAGTGCTTCATGTCTTGTATAGTTGAAATATGGGCCATTAACAGGAATCGTCTGTCCGACGATCTTAGTCGACCAGCCTGCATAATAGCGCATATGTTCAATTGCCAGCGGAATATCCGCATTTGTCGTTTCCCTGATCGGTTTCCCATTGTCCAATGTTTCGAGCTGGGCAAGTGCATCTGCATTTTCTTCCATTAAGTCCGCCAGCTTATACATGATTCTGCTTCGTTCTGCTGCCGTCATTGTTGACCAAGGGCCTTCATCGAATGCAAGTCGTGCCGCCTTCACTGCACGGTCGATATCCTCCGATCCAGCTTCATAAACAGTTGCTAGTACTTCGCCCGTTGCCGGGTTATACGAATCGAAAGTCTTCTCTGTTGCACTTGCCACGAACTCCCCATTGATATACAGCTTCTTCGTCCCATTCAGAAAACGCTCCACTTTCTCGTGCATACCTGCTGCTAATTGACTCATAGAAATCCTCCTCAGATTGTATTCTAGTTTTGTCTAAGCGTCATGATGCGAGATAATAGACTACAGGAAACCGCTTACAGTTGATATGGTAGCATCTTAAGGTTATAGAAAGCAATTGATAGCACAGAAGAATAGTACGCTATATTTCGACATAAAAAAAGCTCAACCGACAGGCTGAGCCTCCATCCTGATATTTTGCAGGAACTGCTTTACAACTTGTTCATATTCCTGCTTGTTATCGGCAAGCGACATCGCATGATCACCCTTTTCGAACAGATGCAAATGCTTGTACCCACTTCGTTTCCTGTCATATAAGTCTTTCGTCATCTGAACAGGTATATAGGAATCTGGCAAGCTGCTGATAAAGAGAACCGGTTTCTCGATATTCGCAACAGAATGGATTGGGGAAACATCCGGGAAACGATAGCCATCCAATTTACGCACGATTAATTCTGCAGCTGGCAGGAACACTTGCCGCGGAAGACGGAATTGGACTTTCAGCCTGTAAGCGACCTGTTCTGCAAAATCACTGTAAGGACAATCGGCGATATAGAAATCTGCCCCATCCTCCACTGTACCCGCATAAAGCAGAGCAGTTGCTGCACCCATCGATTCGCCATGCACACCAAGCTTCAAATCGTAATCATATCTTTCCTTCGTCCACTGTATCACCCGGGCAAGATCGTGCCTTTCCTGATAGCCATACGTAATACTTTTGCCATCGGAAAGTCCATGCCTGCGTTGATCGTACAATACAACGTTGAAACCTAGTTCCAGAAATACGTTCATGTATTTGATACTATTATATTTATTAACTGCTACTCCATGCGAGATGACCATGACATGCCGGGAATCTGGATCTCCTACATAATGTGTACCATAAATCTTCCCCTCACTTGAAGGTACACTGAATTCCTCCTTGCGCAGTGCATCGTAGGCCGCTTTGTTGTAGCGGCCAGCCTCCACCTCACGACTGATCGTCTCTTCCTCCGTGAAGGCTTTCATTTTCCGCAGTTCCTTGTTCACCAGTGTCGTAACAATAGCTGTGTACCCTCCAAGCAAGCCGGCAACGGAAAGAAATAACCCTTTTCTCCCCATATCACTACCCCCTTTTTATATTCTATTTTACAATAAGTAAGACAATCATTGCTTTTTCAAACAAAATGAGTTAACTTATCAATTGATAAGTTATTAAAGAGGGCAGGCATTATGGCTAGAAAAAAAGAAGTTTCCGCTGAACAGACCCAGCGCACTATTATTGCGACAGCTGAACGGCTTTTCATGACACATGGCTACCGGGCGATTTCAACTCGCCGGATAGCAGAGGAATGCGGCATTACACAGCCAGCGTTATATCATCATTTCCCAAATAAACAGGCCATCTATCTCGAAGTTGTCCGTTCCATCATGGTCCAGACAGAGGAAGCAATGGCACATGTGCTGCAGGATCATGCTGACAGCAAGGAGCGCATTCGGAAGATAGCCTATTTTATGATTATGAACCATCAAGGTGACATGACGCAGATGTTTCATGATCTGCAATACGAGATCGATGAACAGCACCGGAAAACGATTCAAGACTGGTGGATGCGCAGCTACTTCAATCCGGTTATGCAGACACTGACAGAAGGAATCGCAAAAGGTGATATATCTTCTATTTCTTCTGCCCCGCCAATGGAGCTGACATTTTTCGTACTTGAAATGATGAAATCCTTCCTGCCTCCATCCAAGGAGGATCATGAAGCCCGGCGTGCATTCGCAGACAAGAAATCGAAGATGCTTGTAGACATCCTTTTTGACGGAATCCGGAAAAAATAAAAGATTATGTGCATAATCTTTTATTTTTTGGGTATAACTTATCAGTTGATAAATTAATTAGGAGGATCATTCATGCAAAAATTAGGTGCTTTTATTAGCGGCAAATCTGGGCGCTGGATCATTCTGGCTGCTTGGATTGTCCTTGCACTCGTATTAAATCTTACCTTGCCGCAGGCAAACTCTCAAGAAGATGAGCAAGCTGAAACATTCCTGAACGATACGAACAGTGAGGAAGCAGCTCGTATCATAGAAGAGGAATTCACTGACAACAGCGGTCTGCCTGCCTTGCTGACGTGGTATCAG
Coding sequences within it:
- a CDS encoding metalloregulator ArsR/SmtB family transcription factor produces the protein MKYDTHPELTEERLTHVSQIFKALGDPTRIRILHLLLDKEYSVNEIAEKLELHQSTVSHQLSSMKKIRLVKSRREGTTIYYSHDDKHVIDLLTEAINHACHN
- a CDS encoding cation diffusion facilitator family transporter; the protein is MGHGHAHDHGHDYHHHHGHNANKKALLISFILTAGFMMLEAIGGFLTNSLALLSDAGHMLSDAVSLGVGLFAFILGERVANYSKTYGYKRFEILAALFNGVTLILVSLYIFYEAVQRFRDPAEIASGGMLIIAVIGFLVNILVAWILMRGDTSENLNVRAAFLHVIGDLLGSVGAIAAALLVLLFGWNWADPVASVIVAALVIISGWRVTKDAIHVLMEGTPRNVEMTKIIDCIEKAPGIIAIHDLHVWSITSGQNALSCHAVVEGDLLIEQSQAVLRKIEHDLEHLGIGHVTIQMETAAHTHEESLMCQHDAGSHAHIHTH
- a CDS encoding MFS transporter, which encodes MRFRDFHPNIKIRLVESFVSSLIGSMVTPFMTIYLAMHFGAKVAGLLLLVNVFLGIGMSLLGGYFSDLFGRRKIMLIAETLRLVAFFMMMVSNSPWFESAEITYAMIMVNSICWGLAGPANDAMLIDVSTPDQRRLIYSIGYWASNLSIALGGIAGAFMFENYLFQLFMALTIAAAGTLFVVYFFITETHFPEKVEIKPLQHITQIFGTYQSVMQDRLFVWFIAGGILVLSMEFQLTSYIGIRLSEEMPTQQFLFWEVDGVKMMGFLRSENTILVALLALFAAKLIVGMKDRFVLVASCLIFTMGYAALTFSNNIWVLFIMMAVLTIGEVFRVPVEQSYMAAIPPDDKRSAYMAFGGLQYNLSMLIVSLTVTLSGFLSSITMGILLTMIGLAGTIIMYLITPQLDIRKLNAEQKAV
- a CDS encoding alpha/beta hydrolase, whose amino-acid sequence is MLRRKRAWILGIVILAIGILLLIGSLFSSEIRAFMAIDQSNKQPEMPYPENVVTVKDIAYPTENYDGKLDFYYPEDAEGTLPIVIYIHGGGWIGGDKEAQNPFTMWIASKGYLVVNVNYGLAPEYNFPTQLYQLNDAISFALREAPRYHGDTEQVFVGGGSAGANLAGMVAAMATNPTTESVIGENSALQPEQVRGTLLYNGVLNLEEAQQTGFSNMTTFLWSYTGNKNYSHDPRLRDMSPVFQITDDYPPTFISSGESDKLHPQSVEMADELEKEGVEVERMFFDTSHPAAGHEYQRKLYLEEAQYSFEHMINFLQSHSE
- a CDS encoding FAD-dependent oxidoreductase — encoded protein: MHIVVVGGGIAGASTAYHLARAGAEVTIVDSKAKGQATAAGAGIISPWLSKRVRIKPYFSLAKAGAIYYPELLEMLKEDGQNNVSYKQVGALYVSASKKRLDELEKLAYKQRVETPEIGEIRRLSAEEARVKFPPLREDMTALFLEGAARVDGRQLLQALLEAGEARGVRYVQGEASLLHEGSKVTGVCVDEVTIEADTVVAAAGAWINKLLEPVSIKLPVEPQKGQIMHMHVNADTSNWPVILPKSSHYLLGFDGGKVVAGATREVGSGYDTKLTAAGMQEVVREALKVAPGLADEEVTEFRVGLRPAGPNPYPILGPVKNVDGLHLAAGFGPAGLNLAPYSGKLVAEVILGQTQGLDITPYLL
- the pepT gene encoding peptidase T → MKQTLIDRLSTYAKVDTQSNEDIETTPSTPGQLELANMLVDELKQIGMEEVTIDENGYVMATLPATTDKDIPVIGFMAHVDTATDFTGKNVNPQVIENFDGNDITLNEKLDVVLSAAEFPELPGYKGHTLMTTDGTTLLGADNKAGIAEIMTAMEYLIQHPEIKHGKIRIAFTPDEEIGRGPHKFDVEAFGATYAYTMDGGPLGELEYENFNGAQAKVIFNGNNVHPGTAKNKMVNSMKIAMEFHAKLPEDEAPEYTEGREGFFHLLSIQGDVEQTKLHYILRDHDRDKFEAKKALFEEITAEIKAEYGDKSIQLDMHDQYYNMREKIEPVMEIVDIASNAMKRLSIEPVIKPIRGATDGSQISYKGLPTPNVFTGGENYHGKFEYISVDNMEKATKVIIEIAKLFEEQA
- a CDS encoding MarR family transcriptional regulator, coding for MATDNVGLSLKLFIVLTRALQSIKKRVEEDIKKQGINLTEFAVMELLFHKGDQPIQKIGSKVLLSSSSISYVVDRLVQKEMIRRRPCPEDRRITFATLTEKGRAFMEDYFPKHEQAIHSILAGLDDDEKAQVIEHIKTLGLYAEGTSTDK
- a CDS encoding alpha/beta hydrolase, translating into MIHVFKAAKQADKPTFLLLHGTGGTERDLLPLADLIDPDAAVLSVRGNVSENGMPRFFKRLAEGVFDEEDLIFRTEELRSFLDEAAKKYEFNRDNIIAIGYSNGANIAASLLYHYTGSLKGAILHHPMVPRRNITLAEQQGTPVFITAGDNDPICPKSEAIELEQMLKETGADASIHWESNGHSLTHTEVQAAAEWYRKHF
- a CDS encoding aldehyde dehydrogenase family protein yields the protein MSQLAAGMHEKVERFLNGTKKLYINGEFVASATEKTFDSYNPATGEVLATVYEAGSEDIDRAVKAARLAFDEGPWSTMTAAERSRIMYKLADLMEENADALAQLETLDNGKPIRETTNADIPLAIEHMRYYAGWSTKIVGQTIPVNGPYFNYTRHEALGVVGQIIPWNFPLLMAMWKLGAALATGCTVVLKPAEQTPLSALYLAELAEEAGFPAGVLNIVPGFGETAGQPLVDHPQVDKIAFTGSTSVGKQIMANASKTLKRVTLELGGKSPNIVLPDADLTKAIPGTLNGVMFNQGQVCCAGSRVFIQKKQFDNVIADMASHAEKIKQGAGIHADTEIGPLVSLEQQERVLGYIEKGRSEGAELVTGGGKPQEQGYFVSPTIFADVRDEMTIAKEEIFGPVISAMPYDDLDELIRRANASEYGLAAGVWTQDVTKAHYIANRLRAGTVWVNCYNAFDAASPFGGYKQSGIGREMGSYALDNYTEVKSVWIGME
- a CDS encoding alpha/beta hydrolase, whose product is MGRKGLFLSVAGLLGGYTAIVTTLVNKELRKMKAFTEEETISREVEAGRYNKAAYDALRKEEFSVPSSEGKIYGTHYVGDPDSRHVMVISHGVAVNKYNSIKYMNVFLELGFNVVLYDQRRHGLSDGKSITYGYQERHDLARVIQWTKERYDYDLKLGVHGESMGAATALLYAGTVEDGADFYIADCPYSDFAEQVAYRLKVQFRLPRQVFLPAAELIVRKLDGYRFPDVSPIHSVANIEKPVLFISSLPDSYIPVQMTKDLYDRKRSGYKHLHLFEKGDHAMSLADNKQEYEQVVKQFLQNIRMEAQPVG
- a CDS encoding helix-turn-helix domain-containing protein, translating into MARKKEVSAEQTQRTIIATAERLFMTHGYRAISTRRIAEECGITQPALYHHFPNKQAIYLEVVRSIMVQTEEAMAHVLQDHADSKERIRKIAYFMIMNHQGDMTQMFHDLQYEIDEQHRKTIQDWWMRSYFNPVMQTLTEGIAKGDISSISSAPPMELTFFVLEMMKSFLPPSKEDHEARRAFADKKSKMLVDILFDGIRKK